The following proteins are encoded in a genomic region of Glycine soja cultivar W05 chromosome 17, ASM419377v2, whole genome shotgun sequence:
- the LOC114393386 gene encoding protein NRT1/ PTR FAMILY 4.5-like isoform X3 — MLSTKQGRLRDKEDIEPHISSLGYSLLVIQSHDKTLQPDPCLKSTCVHGTKALLFYASIYLLALGGGGIRGCVPALGADQFDEKKPKEHAQLASFFNWFLFSITVGASLGVTFVVYVSTESQWYKGFIISMSCSAVGLIFIASGKRFYHARVPGESPLLRVLQVLVVTVRNWRVKVPLDSDELYEIQSHESSLKKKLIPHTNQFRVLDKAAVLPEGNEARRWKVCTVTQVEEVKILTRMMPILLSTIIMNTSLAQLQTFSIQQGTLMNTYIGKLNIPAASIPIIPLVFMTLLIPVYEFAFIPLVRRITGHPNGITELQRVGVGLVLSAISMVIAGVIEVKRKHEFNDHNQHRISLFWLSFHYAIFGIADMFTLVGLLEFFYKEAPQGMRSLSTSFSFLSLSIGYYLSTAFVELINLVTSKIGKSKKGWLEGRDLNRNHVQLFYWFLAILSLINFLIYLMCAKWYKYQSVVPFDKGMLLKDPPPRNDENVYSTSFVSTVQNIPQNEDK, encoded by the exons ATGTTGAGTACCAAGCAAGGAAGACTCCGAGACAAGGAGGATATAGAGCCACATATTTCATCTTTG GGATATTCCCTACTTGTGATTCAATCCCACGACAAGACACTTCAGCCTGATCCATgtttaaaatcaacatgtgtGCATGGCACTAAAGCTTTGCTGTTTTACGCTTCAATATACTTGCTGGCACTTGGTGGTGGTGGAATCAGAGGCTGTGTACCTGCTCTTGGAGCCGATCAATTTGATGAAAAGAAACCAAAAGAGCACGCGCAACTAGCCAGTTTCTTCAATTGGTTTTTGTTTAGCATTACAGTTGGGGCGAGCTTAGGAGTCACCTTTGTAGTTTATGTGAGCACGGAATCCCAATGGTACAAAGGTTTTATCATATCTATGTCATGTTCTGCTGTTGGTCTTATTTTCATTGCCTCGGGAAAGAGATTCTATCATGCCAGGGTGCCGGGAGAGAGTCCGTTGTTGAGGGTTTTACAG GTGCTGGTGGTCACAGTAAGGAATTGGAGGGTGAAAGTACCCTTGGATTCTGATGAGTTGTATGAAATACAAAGTCATGAATCtagtttaaagaaaaaactcATCCCTCACACTAACCAATTCAG GGTTCTAGACAAAGCTGCTGTTCTACCTGAAGGCAATGAGGCAAGGAGATGGAAAGTCTGCACAGTGACACAAGTGGAGGAAGTGAAGATTCTGACAAGGATGATGCCTATTCTTCTAAGTACAATCATCATGAATACATCTTTAGCCCAATTACAAACCTTCTCCATCCAACAAGGTACCTTAATGAACACATACATTGGCAAACTGAACATCCCAGCAGCTTCCATTCCCATAATTCCATTAGTATTCATGACCCTTTTGATACCGGTTTACGAATTTGCTTTCATACCACTTGTCCGGAGAATCACTGGCCATCCGAATGGAATAACAGAACTACAAAGAGTTGGGGTTGGCCTTGTTTTGTCAGCAATCTCAATGGTCATAGCAGGGGTGATAGAGGTGAAAAGGAAGCATGAATTCAATGATCACAATCAGCACCGAATCAGCCTCTTTTGGCTCTCTTTCCACTATGCAATCTTTGGTATAGCTGACATGTTCACATTGGTGGGGTTGTTGGAGTTTTTCTACAAAGAAGCTCCTCAAGGCATGCGTTCACTTTCCACTtcgttttcctttctttccttgtcCATTGGTTACTACTTGAGCACTGCTTTTGTTGAGCTCATCAACTTGGTGACTAGTAAGATTGGCAAGAGCAAGAAAGGGTGGCTAGAGGGACGTGACTTGAACCGAAACCATGTTCAATTGTTCTACTGGTTTTTGGCTATACTCAGCCTGATTAACTTTCTCATTTATCTGATGTGTGCAAAATGGTACAAATACCAAAGTGTTGTACCATTTGATAAGGGAATGTTGCTCAAAGATCCACCTCCTCGTAATGATGAAAACGTGTACTCTACTAGTTTTGTATCCACGGTTCAAAACATTCCCCAGAATGAAGATAAATAA
- the LOC114393386 gene encoding protein NRT1/ PTR FAMILY 4.5-like isoform X2, whose translation MDLKAEAEAEANVGDVEYQARKTPRQGGYRATYFIFAMMLLDNIGFVANMVSLVLYFMNVMHFDYSGSATTTTNLLGTAFLLTIVGGFISDTYMNRLNTCILFGIIQLLGYSLLVIQSHDKTLQPDPCLKSTCVHGTKALLFYASIYLLALGGGGIRGCVPALGADQFDEKKPKEHAQLASFFNWFLFSITVGASLGVTFVVYVSTESQWYKGFIISMSCSAVGLIFIASGKRFYHARVPGESPLLRVLQVLVVTVRNWRVKVPLDSDELYEIQSHESSLKKKLIPHTNQFRVLDKAAVLPEGNEARRWKVCTVTQVEEVKILTRMMPILLSTIIMNTSLAQLQTFSIQQGTLMNTYIGKLNIPAASIPIIPLVFMTLLIPVYEFAFIPLVRRITGHPNGITELQRVGVGLVLSAISMVIAGVIEVKRKHEFNDHNQHRISLFWLSFHYAIFGIADMFTLVGLLEFFYKEAPQGMRSLSTSFSFLSLSIGYYLSTAFVELINLVTSKIGKSKKGWLEGRDLNRNHVQLFYWFLAILSLINFLIYLMCAKWYKYQSVVPFDKGMLLKDPPPRNDENVYSTSFVSTVQNIPQNEDK comes from the exons ATG GATTTGAAAGCTGAGGCTGAGGCTGAGGCTAACGTTGGAGATGTTGAGTACCAAGCAAGGAAGACTCCGAGACAAGGAGGATATAGAGCCACATATTTCATCTTTG CAATGATGTTGCTGGATAACATTGGCTTTGTGGCCAACATGGTAAGCTTGGTTTTATATTTCATGAACGTCATGCATTTTGACTACTCTGGATCGGCAACCACCACCACAAACTTGTTGGGTACTGCTTTCTTGCTGACGATCGTTGGAGGGTTTATTTCTGATACGTACATGAATCGTCTCAACACTTGCATCCTCTTTGGCATCATCCAGTTGTTG GGATATTCCCTACTTGTGATTCAATCCCACGACAAGACACTTCAGCCTGATCCATgtttaaaatcaacatgtgtGCATGGCACTAAAGCTTTGCTGTTTTACGCTTCAATATACTTGCTGGCACTTGGTGGTGGTGGAATCAGAGGCTGTGTACCTGCTCTTGGAGCCGATCAATTTGATGAAAAGAAACCAAAAGAGCACGCGCAACTAGCCAGTTTCTTCAATTGGTTTTTGTTTAGCATTACAGTTGGGGCGAGCTTAGGAGTCACCTTTGTAGTTTATGTGAGCACGGAATCCCAATGGTACAAAGGTTTTATCATATCTATGTCATGTTCTGCTGTTGGTCTTATTTTCATTGCCTCGGGAAAGAGATTCTATCATGCCAGGGTGCCGGGAGAGAGTCCGTTGTTGAGGGTTTTACAG GTGCTGGTGGTCACAGTAAGGAATTGGAGGGTGAAAGTACCCTTGGATTCTGATGAGTTGTATGAAATACAAAGTCATGAATCtagtttaaagaaaaaactcATCCCTCACACTAACCAATTCAG GGTTCTAGACAAAGCTGCTGTTCTACCTGAAGGCAATGAGGCAAGGAGATGGAAAGTCTGCACAGTGACACAAGTGGAGGAAGTGAAGATTCTGACAAGGATGATGCCTATTCTTCTAAGTACAATCATCATGAATACATCTTTAGCCCAATTACAAACCTTCTCCATCCAACAAGGTACCTTAATGAACACATACATTGGCAAACTGAACATCCCAGCAGCTTCCATTCCCATAATTCCATTAGTATTCATGACCCTTTTGATACCGGTTTACGAATTTGCTTTCATACCACTTGTCCGGAGAATCACTGGCCATCCGAATGGAATAACAGAACTACAAAGAGTTGGGGTTGGCCTTGTTTTGTCAGCAATCTCAATGGTCATAGCAGGGGTGATAGAGGTGAAAAGGAAGCATGAATTCAATGATCACAATCAGCACCGAATCAGCCTCTTTTGGCTCTCTTTCCACTATGCAATCTTTGGTATAGCTGACATGTTCACATTGGTGGGGTTGTTGGAGTTTTTCTACAAAGAAGCTCCTCAAGGCATGCGTTCACTTTCCACTtcgttttcctttctttccttgtcCATTGGTTACTACTTGAGCACTGCTTTTGTTGAGCTCATCAACTTGGTGACTAGTAAGATTGGCAAGAGCAAGAAAGGGTGGCTAGAGGGACGTGACTTGAACCGAAACCATGTTCAATTGTTCTACTGGTTTTTGGCTATACTCAGCCTGATTAACTTTCTCATTTATCTGATGTGTGCAAAATGGTACAAATACCAAAGTGTTGTACCATTTGATAAGGGAATGTTGCTCAAAGATCCACCTCCTCGTAATGATGAAAACGTGTACTCTACTAGTTTTGTATCCACGGTTCAAAACATTCCCCAGAATGAAGATAAATAA